A genomic stretch from Caldisalinibacter kiritimatiensis includes:
- a CDS encoding aspartate carbamoyltransferase regulatory subunit → MLTVNSIKRGIVIDHIESGNGLKIFEKLKLADVEFPVVLLMNVPSEKLGKKDIIKIQDEIDLDLTMLGLIDPNITINIIEDDKIIEKKKVELPKKVKGLFKCDNPRCISNSDNYAVPTFTLVDKEKVKYKCSYCDDFTYL, encoded by the coding sequence ATGTTAACAGTAAATAGTATAAAAAGAGGAATAGTTATAGACCACATAGAATCCGGTAATGGTTTAAAGATATTTGAAAAACTTAAACTAGCTGATGTTGAATTCCCTGTAGTTCTTTTAATGAATGTACCAAGTGAAAAATTAGGGAAGAAAGATATAATCAAAATTCAAGATGAAATCGACTTAGACCTTACGATGCTAGGTTTAATAGACCCTAACATTACTATAAACATCATAGAAGATGATAAAATTATAGAAAAGAAGAAAGTTGAACTTCCAAAAAAGGTAAAAGGATTATTTAAGTGTGATAACCCAAGATGTATAAGTAATAGCGATAATTATGCAGTTCCTACATTTACTTTAGTAGATAAAGAAAAGGTTAAATATAAATGTAGCTATTGTGATGATTTTACGTATCTGTAG
- the pyrB gene encoding aspartate carbamoyltransferase: MNLKGKHLIDPNDFTLEELDQIFKVAQDMEKHPKKYSEICKSKILATLFYEPSTRTRLSFESAMLRMGGNILGFADATTSSVSKGESVADTVRVVSGYADIIVMRHPKEGAPLLSSEYSSVPVINGGDGGHQHPTQTLTDLLTIKNLKGKIDDNKVALCGDLKYGRTVHSLIKTLARYKNMSFYLVSPPQLKLPTYIKEFVKNEYNAEIFETSYLEEVINEVDILYMTRIQRERFFNEEDYLKLKNSYILTRDKIKDAKEDMLIMHPLPRVNEIDYSVDDDKRAVYFKQAQYGVYVRMSLMAHLLGVV; encoded by the coding sequence ATGAATTTAAAAGGTAAACATCTTATTGACCCTAATGACTTTACTCTTGAAGAGCTAGACCAAATTTTCAAAGTAGCACAAGATATGGAAAAACATCCTAAAAAATATTCAGAGATATGCAAAAGCAAAATATTAGCTACATTGTTCTACGAACCTAGTACTAGAACTAGGCTTAGTTTCGAATCTGCAATGCTTAGAATGGGTGGCAATATTTTAGGTTTTGCAGATGCAACAACAAGCTCTGTTTCAAAGGGCGAAAGTGTTGCTGATACTGTTAGAGTCGTTTCAGGGTATGCTGATATTATAGTAATGCGTCATCCAAAAGAAGGTGCTCCATTGCTTTCTTCTGAATATTCCAGCGTTCCTGTAATAAATGGTGGAGACGGAGGACATCAACATCCTACCCAAACCTTGACCGACCTATTAACTATTAAAAACCTCAAAGGTAAAATTGACGATAACAAAGTAGCTCTTTGTGGAGACCTTAAATATGGTAGAACCGTTCACTCACTTATCAAGACACTAGCTCGATATAAAAACATGTCATTCTATCTGGTTTCACCACCTCAATTAAAACTCCCAACTTATATTAAAGAATTCGTAAAAAATGAATATAACGCCGAAATCTTTGAAACAAGTTATTTAGAAGAAGTTATTAATGAAGTAGACATACTTTATATGACAAGGATTCAAAGAGAAAGATTCTTCAATGAAGAGGATTATTTAAAATTAAAAAATAGTTATATACTCACACGAGATAAAATAAAAGATGCAAAAGAAGATATGCTCATAATGCATCCTCTACCAAGGGTAAATGAAATAGATTATAGCGTTGATGATGACAAAAGAGCTGTATATTTTAAACAGGCACAATACGGAGTTTATGTTAGAATGTCACTTATGGCACATCTTTTGGGGGTGGTTTAA
- a CDS encoding aspartyl-phosphate phosphatase Spo0E family protein, producing the protein MKDKTLETLNLLKKAIDKKRERLNELMGLDNVDSDTILKLSEELDKLIYEYYSIHKKFVQ; encoded by the coding sequence ATGAAAGATAAAACATTAGAAACATTAAATTTATTAAAAAAAGCTATAGATAAAAAAAGAGAAAGATTAAATGAGCTAATGGGGTTAGACAATGTAGATAGTGATACGATATTAAAGCTTAGTGAAGAATTGGACAAGTTAATATATGAATATTATAGTATACATAAAAAATTTGTTCAATGA
- a CDS encoding S1C family serine protease → MKDKYDLYEQKYKKAKIFNIVLASLLVGMLLGGVLVYGLINVEEMGFSNVAQASNTKLINKDYESPVVEVAEHVLPSIVMIKSKVNIGRGFATQSVDKGTGSGIIYREDGYIITNNHVIEDASEIEVTLYDGRVFNARVIGKDPETDLAVIKIQAENLPAGTFGDSSKLKVGELAVAIGNPLGENFSGTVTSGIISALNRTLTIGEKELKLIQTDAAINPGNSGGALVNKNGEIIGINSVKLTSTGVEGMGFAIPINDALPIINELIQYGYVKRPWIGVAIANITDQIAERYDVPKGVYISKVYYNSPAAKAGLMVNDILTAINGQRIENIDELSDKISEFIPNDKIILTIYRDKKYIDIEVQLGIMPPQ, encoded by the coding sequence ATGAAGGACAAATATGATTTGTATGAACAAAAATATAAAAAGGCAAAAATATTTAATATAGTATTAGCATCTTTATTAGTGGGAATGTTGTTAGGTGGAGTTTTAGTATATGGTTTAATAAATGTAGAGGAGATGGGATTCTCAAACGTTGCCCAGGCATCCAATACCAAGTTAATAAATAAAGATTATGAGAGTCCCGTTGTTGAAGTGGCAGAGCACGTATTACCATCTATAGTTATGATAAAAAGCAAGGTTAACATAGGAAGAGGATTTGCAACACAAAGTGTAGATAAAGGCACAGGTTCAGGGATAATATACAGAGAAGACGGATATATAATAACTAATAACCATGTTATAGAAGATGCTTCAGAAATAGAAGTCACTTTATATGATGGTAGAGTATTTAATGCAAGAGTTATAGGAAAAGACCCAGAAACTGATTTGGCAGTTATAAAAATACAGGCAGAAAACCTACCTGCGGGAACCTTTGGAGATTCTTCAAAATTAAAAGTAGGAGAGCTTGCTGTAGCTATTGGAAATCCATTAGGGGAGAACTTTTCTGGTACAGTTACATCAGGAATAATAAGTGCTTTAAATAGAACTTTAACAATAGGAGAGAAAGAACTAAAACTTATCCAAACTGATGCAGCTATAAATCCAGGTAATAGTGGAGGAGCTTTAGTGAATAAAAATGGAGAAATAATAGGAATCAATAGTGTTAAATTAACATCTACTGGGGTTGAAGGAATGGGATTTGCTATTCCTATAAACGATGCCTTACCAATAATTAACGAGTTAATACAATATGGTTATGTAAAAAGGCCATGGATAGGGGTTGCTATAGCAAACATCACAGACCAAATAGCTGAAAGATATGATGTACCAAAAGGAGTTTATATTTCAAAAGTATATTATAACAGTCCGGCAGCAAAGGCTGGTCTAATGGTTAATGATATATTAACTGCAATAAACGGACAAAGGATAGAAAACATAGACGAATTATCAGATAAAATAAGCGAATTTATACCAAATGACAAAATTATATTGACTATATATAGAGATAAAAAGTATATAGATATCGAGGTACAATTAGGAATTATGCCTCCACAATAA
- a CDS encoding CAP domain-containing protein yields MSKKILIVILTLVMLAGCASPQEKPNEQPQDKNMKTMESSIYGTEEVKNIRVLVNNLNVRAGNGTQFPTIGKFNKNDEVKVLGKLPNWYIVQLPNNRVGCVADNYCKPIVKEGEVRQKQRQEGENQINQSAPNQAQNQQGNEGMNGETDRQQNMGMNRETDQQQNMGMNRETDQQRNEVTPARSLTQNEQNMVNLINEERRKRNLQPLKVDLELTKLARMKSQDMVDNNYFSHYSPTYGSPFDMMKTYGIDYLYAGENIAANSSVERAHTSLMNSQGHRENILKREFTHVGIGIVRSDKYGYMFTQMFISKPK; encoded by the coding sequence ATGAGCAAAAAAATACTAATAGTAATATTGACATTAGTTATGTTAGCAGGTTGTGCTAGTCCTCAAGAGAAACCTAATGAACAACCTCAGGATAAAAACATGAAAACTATGGAGTCCTCTATCTATGGGACTGAAGAAGTTAAAAACATAAGGGTATTAGTTAACAATCTAAATGTTAGAGCTGGGAATGGAACACAATTTCCTACAATAGGTAAGTTTAATAAAAATGATGAAGTTAAAGTTTTAGGTAAACTTCCTAATTGGTATATAGTACAGCTACCTAATAATAGAGTAGGATGTGTAGCTGATAACTACTGTAAACCAATAGTTAAAGAAGGAGAAGTTAGACAAAAACAAAGACAAGAAGGAGAAAATCAAATAAATCAGTCTGCTCCAAATCAAGCACAAAATCAACAGGGCAACGAAGGTATGAACGGTGAAACAGACCGACAACAAAATATGGGAATGAACCGTGAAACAGATCAACAGCAAAATATGGGAATGAATCGTGAAACAGATCAACAAAGAAATGAAGTAACACCAGCAAGAAGTTTAACACAAAACGAGCAAAATATGGTTAACTTAATAAATGAAGAAAGAAGAAAACGAAATCTACAACCTCTTAAAGTAGATTTAGAATTAACTAAATTAGCAAGAATGAAATCACAGGATATGGTTGATAACAATTACTTTAGCCATTATTCCCCAACCTATGGAAGTCCTTTTGATATGATGAAAACCTACGGTATAGATTACTTATATGCTGGAGAAAATATAGCAGCTAACAGCTCAGTTGAAAGAGCTCATACTTCTTTAATGAATTCACAAGGACATAGAGAAAACATTCTTAAACGTGAATTCACTCATGTTGGTATTGGTATTGTAAGAAGCGATAAATACGGATATATGTTTACTCAAATGTTTATAAGTAAACCGAAATAA
- the sigI gene encoding RNA polymerase sigma-I factor: protein MLFKRTLEDRVKKAKKDDKELNKLIEEYKPFIASTVQKKIGRFVKYGQDDELTIGMLAFKEAIESYDKNKGKFLSFAKRVINLRLIDYYRKHVNENNEVYMSQIIQENDDNVYELGASKAIIKHQDKEENEVRKIEILEFKKELDKWGIKFTDLVKSSPKQKRVRDLYKNVAKSIVENEYILNKLLEKKKLPIKEIQNIMSIHRKKLERGRIYIIALVIVLTGDYEYIREYIDWR from the coding sequence GTGCTTTTTAAAAGAACTCTTGAGGATAGAGTAAAAAAAGCTAAAAAAGATGATAAAGAACTAAATAAATTGATTGAAGAATATAAACCTTTTATAGCTAGTACTGTTCAGAAAAAGATTGGAAGGTTCGTGAAGTATGGACAAGATGATGAACTTACTATTGGAATGCTAGCTTTTAAGGAAGCTATAGAAAGTTATGATAAAAATAAAGGTAAATTTTTAAGCTTTGCTAAAAGAGTAATTAATTTAAGACTTATAGATTATTATAGAAAGCATGTTAATGAAAATAATGAAGTATATATGAGTCAAATAATTCAAGAAAATGATGACAATGTTTATGAGCTTGGAGCCAGTAAAGCGATTATAAAACATCAAGATAAAGAAGAAAATGAAGTAAGAAAAATAGAAATATTAGAGTTTAAGAAAGAATTAGATAAATGGGGAATTAAGTTTACTGATTTAGTTAAATCATCTCCAAAACAAAAAAGAGTTAGGGACCTTTATAAGAATGTAGCAAAATCTATAGTAGAAAATGAGTACATATTAAATAAATTACTTGAAAAGAAAAAATTACCCATTAAAGAAATTCAAAATATTATGTCTATACATCGAAAAAAGTTAGAAAGAGGCCGAATATATATAATAGCATTAGTAATAGTGTTAACAGGAGATTATGAGTACATTAGAGAGTATATAGATTGGAGGTGA
- a CDS encoding anti-sigma factor domain-containing protein, with translation MKGIVMEKLGDKVVVLTKEGDFIETTIPNEHVDIGQEIIIDNRSSNSNLFRRVVSIAAAIILLVIGSYGVYGYYNPFGYVNVDINPSLEIAYNLYGRVIDIKPLNDDGKLIASKLDDFKNKSVDDVLNQVVDKAVEEEFIEKDKENLVLVTITEKGKKIKEENIQQQVNNHIEEIKMNTELVIVESDKETYEKAKKEKTSPGKLMLINEALKLDKSIKTEEIFNKPVKEIVNIINEKRKEIKDKVKDRKKEEKEEKLDKLNGTSKTNKSKEKAKIKEKIRIEEEKENKKDKSEGNKKEKDNNSKKPDEQKDKKDRKGKSDKSNNVDNKEQKGENEKKIKDKNEGKKGKKSKDERDIKNEDNDKNEDDEDDDKDVENEDDEEYDDDNYDEKENEHEDKNEGRGKKRGKEQRLKQKNEDNNSEERLNRNKRPGVKH, from the coding sequence ATGAAGGGAATTGTAATGGAGAAACTAGGTGATAAGGTTGTAGTATTAACTAAAGAAGGAGATTTTATTGAGACTACAATACCTAATGAACATGTAGATATTGGACAAGAAATTATAATTGACAATAGAAGTAGTAACAGTAATTTATTTAGAAGAGTAGTTTCTATAGCAGCTGCAATTATATTGTTGGTAATAGGTAGTTATGGTGTATACGGTTATTACAATCCTTTTGGATATGTTAACGTTGATATAAACCCTAGCTTAGAGATTGCATATAACTTATATGGTAGGGTTATAGATATAAAACCATTAAATGATGATGGGAAACTTATAGCATCAAAGTTAGATGATTTTAAAAATAAATCAGTAGATGATGTATTAAATCAAGTGGTAGACAAAGCAGTTGAGGAAGAATTTATTGAAAAAGATAAGGAAAATTTAGTGTTAGTTACAATAACAGAAAAAGGAAAGAAAATAAAAGAAGAAAATATACAACAACAGGTAAATAATCATATAGAAGAAATTAAAATGAATACGGAATTAGTAATTGTAGAAAGTGATAAAGAAACTTATGAGAAAGCTAAAAAAGAAAAAACGTCTCCAGGAAAGCTTATGTTAATTAATGAAGCTCTTAAATTAGATAAAAGTATAAAGACTGAAGAAATATTTAATAAACCTGTAAAGGAAATAGTGAATATAATTAATGAAAAGAGAAAAGAAATAAAAGACAAGGTGAAAGATAGAAAGAAAGAAGAAAAAGAAGAGAAATTAGATAAATTAAATGGTACATCTAAAACTAATAAAAGTAAAGAAAAAGCAAAGATAAAGGAAAAAATAAGAATAGAAGAAGAAAAGGAAAATAAAAAAGATAAAAGTGAAGGAAATAAAAAAGAAAAGGATAATAATAGCAAAAAACCAGATGAACAGAAAGATAAGAAGGACAGAAAAGGTAAGTCGGATAAAAGCAACAATGTAGATAACAAAGAACAAAAAGGAGAAAATGAAAAAAAGATTAAAGATAAAAATGAAGGTAAAAAAGGAAAAAAGTCAAAGGATGAAAGAGATATAAAAAATGAGGATAACGATAAAAATGAAGACGATGAAGATGATGACAAAGATGTAGAGAATGAAGACGATGAAGAATATGACGATGATAATTATGATGAAAAAGAGAATGAACACGAAGATAAAAATGAAGGTAGAGGCAAAAAAAGAGGAAAAGAACAGAGATTGAAGCAAAAAAATGAAGATAACAACTCAGAAGAAAGACTCAATAGAAATAAAAGACCTGGTGTTAAGCACTAG